GTTTGAAGGTCAGAGTGATGTTTACAAAAGCGGAACTATTGATTTTGAGTTCGATGGTAAAGATATGAAAAGACAGGATTATGGAATTAGCCTGATGGCTAATTATAAATTTGAAAACGGTTTACTGGTCAATATGGGTTATGGCCTGGGCTTATCTAATCTATATGGTAGTAACATTGACAATACAGCCAAAAACAGAGTATTATCACTTGGCGTAGGAATTCAATTATAAAAAACAACTGTCTCCTGTAGTCCAATAGAGCAGGAGACAGTTGTTTTATTCGCCGATTGCGTAGTATTTAAAATCTAATTCTTCAAGTTGTTTACGGTTCAGTAATTTTCGCCCGTCAAATACAAAAGCCGGTTTTTTCATTAGGGTCTTTATTTGCGCCCAATCATAGTTTTTGAATTCATCCCACTCCGTCAGGATAGCCACAGCGTGAGCTTTATCAGCGGCTTCCGTGGGGTTTTGCACAACCTTTACCAAACGTCTGTTTTCATCCGGGCTACGGGAGTTGAGGTAATCCAGATCGGCATATATTTTCTCTGCAGAAACCTTTGGATCATAGACGACTATTTCAGCCTCTTCATTTAAAAGGTAATCTGCCACATAGATCGCCGCCGATTCGCGGGTATCATTGGTGTCTTTTTTGAATGCCCAGCCATAAAATGCAATTTTCTTTCCGGATACGGTGTTGTAAAGCGTTTGGATAATATGATCTGCAAATCTTCGTTTCTGGTGATCATTCATCAGAATGACTTGCTCCCAATAATCAGCGACTTCATGTAAATTATAGCTTCTTGCAATATAAACCAGATTAAGGATGTCCTTTTGAAAACAAGAGCCTCCGAAACCTACTGAGGCTTTTAAGAATTTGGGCCCAATTCTGGAGTCCATGCCAATTGCTTTAGCGACCTCATCCACATTTGCCCCGGTTTTTTCACACAATTCTGAGATAGAATTAATGGAAGAAACACGTTGTGCCAGGAAAGCATTGGCTGTAAGTTTGGAAAGTTCAGAAGACCACAAATTAGTAGTTATAATCTTGCTGCGATCTACCCATGTGGCATAGATTTCAACCAAAGCTTCTATTGCCTCTTCACTCTCGCCACCTATTAATACACGATCCGGATGCAACAAATCCTGTACGGCAGTACCTTCAGCCAGAAACTCTGGATTAGACAGGATATGGAAGTTTACTCCGTTGCCAGTGTTGTCCAGTATGTTTTTTAAAGCAGCAGCAGTGCGTACAGGAAGGGTAGATTTTTCTACTACAATCTTATCTGCAGTGGCTACTTCCGCAATCTGACGAGCGCAAAGTTCGATATATTTAAGATCAGCAGCTTTTCCCTTACCTTTTCCATAGTTTTTGGTAGGGGTGTTGACCGAAATAAAGATCATGTCTGCTTCGTCTATAGCCTTGTTCACATCTGTTGAAAAGAAAAGATTACGTCCGCGGGCTTCTTCTACAATAGAAGCCAGTCCCGGTTCAAAAACAGGAAGATTATCCAGATCTACATCATTCCAGGCTTCAATACGATTACTGTTTACATCGACAACAGTAATTTGAATATCCGGACACTGTTTTGCAATAACGGACATCGTAGGACCTCCGACATAACCCGCTCCGATACAACATATTTTCTTAATTCTTCTTTTCATACTTATGAATTGTGATGCAAAAATAAGGAATAATAACGGCAAATCTACTGTGGGAAAGTCCCTTAAACGTAAGGTTTTTCTGTAATATATAGGCCTGAGCAGAATCTGTATATTTTGCTGGTCACGAAAGTATTTGCTACTTTGTTGCAAGTAATGATTTTGTCTACTCAATCCTATTGCCTAATTTTACTAACATAAAAGGAAGATGCTGTGATTAAAAAGGAAACGATAGATAAAGTGTTGGATACGGCCCGTATTGAAGAGGTCGTAGGAGATTTCGTAGACCTCAAAAAGCGGGGAACTTCTCTGATCGGAAATTGTCCTTTTCATAATGAGAAGACACCTTCTTTTCACGTATCAGTGGCTAAAGGTATTTATAAATGTTTTGGTTGCGGGGCAGGTGGTGATGCGCTGAAATTTGTGATGGATCTGGAGAAATATTCCTATCCGGAAGCTATCCGTTATCTTGCAAATAAATATCATATAGATGTAGAAGAACAGGAGCGTAGCCCGGCACAGATGGCAGCACAGGACAAACGTGAAAGTCTGTATGTACTGAGCCAATGGGCAGGGAAATTTTTCAAGGACAATATGTGGCAGACAGATATGGGGCAATCCATTGGTCTGGCTTATTTCAAAGAAAGAGGATACCGGGAAGATATTATAAAAAAGTTTGAACTCGGATATTCTCCGGATCAGTGGACCGCTCTTGTTGAAGCGGCCAAAACTGCAGGTTTTCAGGAAGAATATCTTAAAGAAATCGGACTCTCTATACAACGGGATGACGGCAGTATGTACGATCGTTTCCGGGGAAGGGTTATGTTTCCCATACAAAACCTTACAGGTCGAGTTATCGGCTTTGGTGGCCGGACCCTGAAAACTGAAAAAAGTGTTCCAAAGTATGTCAATTCTCCCGAAAGTGAAATCTATCATAAATCGGATGTACTTTACGGACTTAACTTTGCAAAGAAGGCAATAGTTGATGCGGATAACTGTTATCTGGTAGAGGGGTATGCAGATGTATTGTCTGTACATCAGGCAGGTGTGGAGAATGTTGTGTCCTCGTCCGGTACTTCACTGACATCCGGACAGATCCGGTTGATTTCCAGGTTTACAAAGAATGTTACCATCCTGTATGACGGTGATACGGCAGGAATAAAGGCATCACTGCGGGGAACAGATATGTTGCTGGAGGAAGGACTGAATGTAAAAATTCTTTTATTTCCGGACGGGAATGACCCTGATTCTTATGTGCAGAAATTCGGATCAGATGCCTTTAAGAAATATATAGCGGATCATCAGGAAGATTTTATTTTTTTTAAAACAAACATCCTCCTGAAAGATGCCGAAAATGATCCCATAAAGCGTGCTGATGTTATCCGGGACGTTGTAGAAAGTATTGCTTTGATACCGGATGAGATTAAGGTAGCTGTATTTATACGTCAGTGTAGCAACCTGCTGGATATAGAAGAGCGGGTATTGCTTTCTGAACTGAATAATATCCGGGTTAAAAAGGCAAAGGATGTTGATAAGAAAAATCAGCGTAACCCGCCCGCTTCTTCCTCCCCTTTTTCTCTGTCTGAGGGAGATGGGCCACCTGCGGATTTCTTTATGACGGATGAAGAACGTGGAGGTCCGGCTCCCGAACCCGAACATAAAATCACTCCTGAGATTCTTCAGGAACGTGAAATCATTCGCATACTGCTCAATTATGGAGATTATCTGGCGACCTGGGAAGGAGACGGAGATATTCCTATTGCACCATTATTACTGGGCAGTATCGATGATGTAGAATTCGAAGATAAGCCGAGTGCTTATATCCTTAGTGTATATAAAGAATACGCTGAAAGATTTGAAATACCTCAGGCTAAACAGTTTTTTTCACATGAAGACCGGCTGGTTTCCGATCTGGCCATAACCTGTGTTGCATCACCTTATAATCTAAGTCCTAACTGGAATGATGATAAGCGAAAGATATATGTCACACAGGAATATGAATTACTTAAAAACCTGGTGATACAGGCGATCTATCGCATCAAAAAGCGTAAAGTAGAATCCGAAATGCTCAGAATCCGGGAAGAGTTAAGGACAGAGCAGGAGCAGGCAAATCTGGAAATACTATTGAGTAAATATCAGAAACTGAAAGAGGCAGAACGCGTATTAGGAGATTTTCTGGGCAATACTATTGTGAAGTAATATGGCAAAACATCTGGAACAAGGTAAGAAGGGAGAGCAAATGGCATTGTCTCATCTGACTGCCTTGGGATACCAGATTTTAGCCCTTAACTGGAGGACAGGAAAACTGGAAGTCGATATATTGGCTTATGATGGTGATATTCTTGTTTTTGTAGAAGTGAAGACAAGAGCCTCAATTGCTCACGGTGAACCTGCTGAGTTTGTAGATATACATAAACAACGAAAACTGATTCGCGCAGCCCGGGCCTGTATAGAAGAGCGAGAGCATCTTGGAGATATACGCTTTGATATTGTGTCTGTTTATCTTGGCGATCCCCCGCGTATCAATTTGATAAAGGATGCGTTTTGGAGTGAATAATAAGTATTCTAATATACAATTTGTCCGGCTGATCAGCCAGACAAATTGCGGAGCAAATTTGGATCAGCATCTCCATATAACCTTGTCGATTGGTTAAAATATGTTATTGTGTTCCGGGAAACAAAAAAAATCCTTAAAATTGACAAATCGGAAGCGTATTTTAAGTCATATTGTTTCCGTAACTTTGAGTAAAGAGGATACATTTTCGGTATAGAAAGCCGTTGATTGTACTCATAATTGTAGGATTAAATGAAAAAAATTATTGGCGTTTTTGCCGTAGGAGCAATGTTGCTCAGCAGTTGTTTTACAAAAAAAGGAAAACTGGAGTTTGTATCTCCCGAATCCGGGAAAGTAGTTATTCTGGGACAAAAAGTGAATCTGAAGCTTAATTTTGCTTCTACGACTCTGGACTCTGTGGTCTATTCTGTAGACGGAAATGTAATTGGTCGCAAACAGGATACAAGCAGTTTAGTTGTTGACTCTCAGACCATCGGATTAGGAAACAAAAATCTGACCGCCAAAGTATATGCAGAAGGAAAAGAGGATATGGCGTATTCTAATGTCATAATTGTTCCGGAATCAGCAAAGCAGTATGGATTTGAAATTATTAATACATTTCCGCATGACACCTCCGCTTTTACTCAGGGCCTGGAATTTGCCGATGGCATTTTTTATGAATCTACAGGTCGGTATGGTCTTTCCTCATTAAGAAAAGTGGAAGTCAATACAGGGAAAGTACTGAAAAAACTGGATCTGGATTCTAAATATTTTGGAGAAGGGATGACGATATTCGGTAATAAAATAGTGTTACTGACATGGGAAAACAATATGGGGCTTATATTTGACAAAGCTACTTTCAATCAGACCGGAACTTTCAATTATGAGAACAGTAAGCAAGGTTGGGGGCTCACAAACGATGGTCAGCGCCTGATCAAATCTGACGGAAGTAACAAATTGTACTTCCTGAATGCAGAGACGTACAAAGAAGAAGGATCAATCGGTGTATACGATGAGAACGGAGCAGTAGAGCAACTGAATGAACTTGAATATATAGATGGAAAGGTATATGCTAATGTTTATCAAAAAGATATAATTGTTATTATCGATCCTAAAACCGGAGCCGTGACAGGACAAATAAATCTGGTAGGAATGTATACCAATCCTGAACGTCAATCTTTTGATAACGAATTAAATGGTATCGCTTATGATAAAGCAGGAAAACGTCTTTTCTTAACTGGTAAAAAGTGGAATCAGCTTTTTGAAATAAAATTAGTGGAAAGGTAGATTAGCAGCGATATTCAGTATAACAACAA
The Sphingobacterium spiritivorum genome window above contains:
- a CDS encoding nucleotide sugar dehydrogenase, which gives rise to MKRRIKKICCIGAGYVGGPTMSVIAKQCPDIQITVVDVNSNRIEAWNDVDLDNLPVFEPGLASIVEEARGRNLFFSTDVNKAIDEADMIFISVNTPTKNYGKGKGKAADLKYIELCARQIAEVATADKIVVEKSTLPVRTAAALKNILDNTGNGVNFHILSNPEFLAEGTAVQDLLHPDRVLIGGESEEAIEALVEIYATWVDRSKIITTNLWSSELSKLTANAFLAQRVSSINSISELCEKTGANVDEVAKAIGMDSRIGPKFLKASVGFGGSCFQKDILNLVYIARSYNLHEVADYWEQVILMNDHQKRRFADHIIQTLYNTVSGKKIAFYGWAFKKDTNDTRESAAIYVADYLLNEEAEIVVYDPKVSAEKIYADLDYLNSRSPDENRRLVKVVQNPTEAADKAHAVAILTEWDEFKNYDWAQIKTLMKKPAFVFDGRKLLNRKQLEELDFKYYAIGE
- a CDS encoding glutaminyl-peptide cyclotransferase translates to MKKIIGVFAVGAMLLSSCFTKKGKLEFVSPESGKVVILGQKVNLKLNFASTTLDSVVYSVDGNVIGRKQDTSSLVVDSQTIGLGNKNLTAKVYAEGKEDMAYSNVIIVPESAKQYGFEIINTFPHDTSAFTQGLEFADGIFYESTGRYGLSSLRKVEVNTGKVLKKLDLDSKYFGEGMTIFGNKIVLLTWENNMGLIFDKATFNQTGTFNYENSKQGWGLTNDGQRLIKSDGSNKLYFLNAETYKEEGSIGVYDENGAVEQLNELEYIDGKVYANVYQKDIIVIIDPKTGAVTGQINLVGMYTNPERQSFDNELNGIAYDKAGKRLFLTGKKWNQLFEIKLVER
- the dnaG gene encoding DNA primase; the encoded protein is MIKKETIDKVLDTARIEEVVGDFVDLKKRGTSLIGNCPFHNEKTPSFHVSVAKGIYKCFGCGAGGDALKFVMDLEKYSYPEAIRYLANKYHIDVEEQERSPAQMAAQDKRESLYVLSQWAGKFFKDNMWQTDMGQSIGLAYFKERGYREDIIKKFELGYSPDQWTALVEAAKTAGFQEEYLKEIGLSIQRDDGSMYDRFRGRVMFPIQNLTGRVIGFGGRTLKTEKSVPKYVNSPESEIYHKSDVLYGLNFAKKAIVDADNCYLVEGYADVLSVHQAGVENVVSSSGTSLTSGQIRLISRFTKNVTILYDGDTAGIKASLRGTDMLLEEGLNVKILLFPDGNDPDSYVQKFGSDAFKKYIADHQEDFIFFKTNILLKDAENDPIKRADVIRDVVESIALIPDEIKVAVFIRQCSNLLDIEERVLLSELNNIRVKKAKDVDKKNQRNPPASSSPFSLSEGDGPPADFFMTDEERGGPAPEPEHKITPEILQEREIIRILLNYGDYLATWEGDGDIPIAPLLLGSIDDVEFEDKPSAYILSVYKEYAERFEIPQAKQFFSHEDRLVSDLAITCVASPYNLSPNWNDDKRKIYVTQEYELLKNLVIQAIYRIKKRKVESEMLRIREELRTEQEQANLEILLSKYQKLKEAERVLGDFLGNTIVK
- a CDS encoding YraN family protein, with amino-acid sequence MAKHLEQGKKGEQMALSHLTALGYQILALNWRTGKLEVDILAYDGDILVFVEVKTRASIAHGEPAEFVDIHKQRKLIRAARACIEEREHLGDIRFDIVSVYLGDPPRINLIKDAFWSE